In one window of Prionailurus bengalensis isolate Pbe53 chromosome B3, Fcat_Pben_1.1_paternal_pri, whole genome shotgun sequence DNA:
- the NIPA2 gene encoding magnesium transporter NIPA2: MIQGRGKYDFYIGLGLAMSSSIFIGGSFILKKKGLLRLARKGSMRAGQGGHAYLKEWLWWAGLLSMGAGEVVNFAAYAFAPATLVTPLGALSVLVSAILSSYFLNERLNLHGKIGWLLSILGSTVMVIHAPKEEEIETLNEMSHKLGDPGFVVFATLVVIVSLILIFVVGPRHGRTNILVYITICSVIGAFSVSCVKGLGIAIKELFAGKPVLRHPLAWILLLSLIVCVSTQINYLNRALDIFNTSIVTPIYYVFFTASVLTCSAILFKEWQDMPVDDVIGTLSGFFTIIVGIFLLHAFKDVSFTLASLPVSFRQDEKAMNGNLSNMYEVLSNNEENLTCGIEQHSGENVSRRNGNLTAF, encoded by the exons ATGATCCAGGGGCGTGGAAAATATGACTTTTACATTGGTTTGGGATTGGCTATGAGCTCCAGCATTTTCATTGGCGGgagtttcattttgaaaaaaaaaggtcttctGCGCCTTGCCAGGAAAGGCTCCATGAGAGCAG GTCAAGGTGGCCATGCATATCTTAAAGAATGGTTGTGGTGGGCTGGATTGCTATCAA TGGGAGCAGGTGAGGTGGTCAACTTTGCTGCATATGCCTTTGCACCAGCCACCCTAGTGACTCCGTTAGGAGCTCTCAGCGTCCTAGTAAG TGCCATTCTTTCTTCATACTTTCTAAATGAAAGACTTAATCTTCATGGGAAAATTGGATGGTTGCTAAGTATTCTAGGATCTACAGTTATGGTCATTCATGCTCCAAAAGAAGAGGAGATCGAGACTCTAAATGAAATGTCTCACAAGCTAGGAGATCCag gttttgtggtctttgcaacactTGTGGTCATTGTGTCATTGATCTTAATCTTCGTGGTGGGACCTCGCCATGGACGGACAAACATTCTTGTGTACATAACAATCTGCTCTGTAATTGGAGCATTTTCAGTCTCCTGTGTTAAGGGCCTGGGCATTGCTATCAAAGAGCTGTTTGCTGGAAAGCCTGTGCTGCGACATCCCCTGGCCTGGATTCTGCTGCTGAGCCTTATAGTCTGTGTAAGCACACAGATTAATTACCTGAACAGGGCTCTGGATATATTCAACACTTCCATTGTGACTCCAATATATTATGTATTCTTTACAGCATCAGTTTTAACTTGTTCAGCTATTCTTTttaaggagtggcaagatatgcCTGTTGATGATGTCATTGGTACTTTGAGTGGCTTCTTTACAATCATTGTGGGAATATTCTTGTTGCATGCCTTTAAAGATGTCAGCTTTACTCTAGCAAGTCTCCCTGTGTCTTTTCGACAAGATGAAAAAGCAATGAATGGCAATCTGTCTAACATGTATGAAGTTCTTAGTAATAATGAAGAAAACTTAACCTGTGGAATTGAACAACACAGTGGTGAAAATGTCTCCCGAAGAAATGGAAATCTCacagctttttaa